Proteins encoded by one window of Cannabis sativa cultivar Pink pepper isolate KNU-18-1 chromosome 4, ASM2916894v1, whole genome shotgun sequence:
- the LOC115712630 gene encoding probable nucleoredoxin 1 encodes MATKDVDDVIHDLTALFSSDERDFLIRNNGDQVNISSLNGKIVGLYFSGSWFGPSYRFTPKLVELYNEVASKEEFELVFVSSDRDEESFNGYFSEMPWLAIPFSDTDTIDRLNDSFDIMGIPDLIIIDSDGKILTENGISVVLAYGVDAYPFSRERIEFLKEQEEEAKMNQTLSSILVSSSRNYLLSKDGKQVPASELEGKTVGLLFLSSQEPCVEFVEPRAEFSKPCVEFTNTLVEIYNKLKNKGEKFEVVLISLNFEEEEFKKGLEIIPWLALPYKDSTTVKLACYFDVTTLPTLVIIGPDGKTVNSNVVEMVEEFGIDAYPFTQERLDVLAEIEKAKLESQTLQSLLVSSDDDDFVIDKNGSKVLVSELEGKTVGLLFSVSSHEPCVEFTNTLVEVYNKLKDIGEKFEVVLISLNYEEDEFKKGLETIPWLVLPNKDKIMTKKLVRYFDVLNLPTLVILGPDGKTVNSNVVEMVEEHGIDAYPFTQEKIYALAEIEKAKQESQTLESLLVSRDDNFVIGKNGSKVPISKLVGKNIVLYFSAHWCPPCRGFTPKLIKTYNDIKKKDDAFEVIFISSDSDQSSFEEYFSIMPWLALPYGDSRKKLLSRTFKIEGIPTAVAIGPSGRTVTKDVVELVRNHGTNAYPFTEEQLKHCEEQEEEIVKGWPEKLKHHLHAEHELKLTRRAGYCCDECEEIGKGWSFYCEECDFDLHPKCALEKVEEEGQNGDDVQNGKEGIVCEGDVCRRV; translated from the exons GGATTTTCTCATCCGCAACAATGGTGACCAG GTTAACATTAGTAGCTTGAATGGGAAGATTGTTGGATTGTATTTTTCTGGATCATGGTTTGGTCCGAGCTATCGTTTTACTCCTAAATTAGTGGAACTCTACAACGAGGTTGCTTCGAAAGAAGAGTTTGAACTAGTGTTTGTGTCTTCTGATCGAGATGAGGAGTCATTTAATGGATACTTCTCTGAAATGCCATGGCTTGCAATCCCCTTTTCTGATACTGACACCATAGACAGATTGAATGATTCTTTTGACATCATGGGGATTCCTGACCTAATCATTATTGATTCAGATGGGAAGATTTTGACAGAGAATGGGATCTCGGTTGTGTTGGCATATGGTGTTGATGCATACCCTTTCTCTCGTGAAAgaattgaatttttgaaagaacaagaagaagaagctaAGATGAACCAAACTTTGAGTTCTATTCTAGTATCTAGCTCCCGAAATTATCTGCTTTCAAAAGATGGGAAACAG GTTCCTGCCTCTGAGCTTGAAGGTAAAACAGTTGGACTCTTGTTCTTGAGTTCTCAAGAACCATGTGTTGAATTTGTTGAACCACGTGCTGAATTTTCTAAACCATGTGTTGAATTCACTAATACACTTGTGGAGATTTACAATAAGCTCAAGAATAAAGGTGAGAAGTTTGAAGTTGTGTTAATATCTCTGAATTTTGAAGAGGAAGAATTCAAGAAAGGATTGGAAATAATTCCATGGTTGGCCTTGCCATATAAGGATAGTACCACTGTGAAACTTGCTTGTTACTTTGATGTTACAACTCTTCCTACACTAGTTATAATAGGTCCAGATGGTAAGACTGTGAACTCCAATGTAGTTGAAATGGTTGAAGAGTTTGGCATCGATGCTTACCCTTTTACACAAGAGAGGCTTGATGTGCTTGCTGAGATTGAGAAAGCGAAACTGGAATCACAAACACTGCAGTCGTTATTGGTTTctagtgatgatgatgattttgtaatcgacAAAAATGGTTCCAAG GTTCTTGTTTCTGAGCTTGAAGGTAAAACAGTTGGACTATTATTCTCAGTAAGTTCTCATGAACCATGTGTTGAATTTACTAATACACTTGTTGAGGTTTACAATAAGCTCAAGGATATAGGTGAGAAGTTTGAAGTTGTGTTAATATCTCTGAAttatgaagaggatgagttCAAGAAAGGATTGGAAACAATTCCATGGTTGGTCTTGCCAAACAAGGATAAGATCATGACTAAGAAACTAGTGCGTTACTTTGATGTTTTAAACCTTCCTACACTAGTTATTCTAGGTCCGGATGGGAAGACTGTGAACTCAAATGTAGTTGAAATGGTTGAAGAACATGGAATTGATGCCTACCCTTTTACACAAGAGAAGATTTATGCTCTTGCTGAGATTGAGAAAGCAAAACAGGAATCACAAACACTAGAGTCATTATTGGTTTCTAGAGatgataattttgtaattggcAAGAATGGTTCCAAG GTACCAATTTCTAAACTAGTTGGAAAGAACATTGTTCTCTATTTCTCAGCTCATTGGTGTCCACCATGTCGTGGATTCACACCTAAGCTTATCAAGACATACAATGACATCAAAAAGAAAGATGATGCATTTGAAGTAATCTTCATCTCTAGCGATTCTGATCAATCCTCATTCGAGGAATACTTCTCCATCATGCCTTGGTTAGCCCTTCCATACGGAGATTCAAGGAAGAAACTTTTGAGTCGAACATTCAAAATCGAGGGCATTCCAACAGCAGTAGCCATTGGCCCTTCTGGTCGAACAGTGACAAAAGATGTGGTGGAACTCGTAAGGAATCATGGGACAAATGCTTATCCATTTACTGAAGAGCAGTTAAAACATTGTGaggaacaagaagaagaaatagtaaAGGGGTGGCCTGAGAAATTAAAACATCATCTTCATGCTGAACATGAGCTTAAGCTTACTCGTCGTGCAGGATATTGTTGTGATGAATGTGAAGAAATTGGAAAGGGATGGTCATTCTACTGCGAGGAATGTGACTTTGATCTTCACCCAAAATGTGCTTTGGAGAAGGTAGAAGAAGAGGGTCAAAATGGTGATGATGTTCAGAATGGAAAAGAAGGGATTGTTTGTGAAGGTGATGTGTGCCGCCGAGTTTGA
- the LOC115712633 gene encoding probable nucleoredoxin 1: MATEDVNGVTHELSALFSSVERDFLVRNNGDQVKISSLNGKIVGLYFSGSWCGPCRSFTPKLVELYNEVASKGELEVVFVSSDRDDESFNAYFSEMPWLAIPFSDPDTIKRLKESFSVRGIPKLVIIDSNGKVSTENGTAVVLEYGVDAYPFSRERIEFLKEQEEEAKRNQTLSSVLVSSSRNYLLSKDGNQVLVSELEGKTVGLLFSVSCSHEPYIEFFTNTLVEVYNTLKDKGEKFEVVLISLNNEEDEFKKELETIPWLALPYKDKITEKLVRYFEFDVSDIPTLVILGPDGKTVNSDANELVEEHGIDAYPFTQERIAALAEIEKAELESRTLDDNFVNGTNVPRYRYL, translated from the exons ATGGCTACCGAGGATGTTAATGGCGTTACTCACGAGCTATCGGCTCTCTTCTCCTCTGTTGAGAGGGACTTTCTCGTTCGCAACAATGGTGACCAG GTTAAGATTAGTAGTTTGAATGGGAAGATTGTTGGATTGTATTTTTCTGGATCATGGTGTGGTCCGTGCCGCAGTTTTACCCCCAAATTAGTGGAACTCTACAACGAGGTTGCTTCGAAAGGAGAGCTTGAAGTTGTGTTTGTGTCTTCTGATCGAGATGATGAGTCATTTAATGCCTACTTCTCTGAAATGCCATGGCTTGCTATCCCCTTTTCTGATCCTGACACCATAAAACGATTGAAGGAGTCTTTTAGTGTCAGGGGAATTCCTAAGCTTGTCATTATTGATTCAAATGGGAAGGTTTCAACCGAGAATGGGACGGCGGTTGTGTTGGAATATGGTGTTGATGCATACCCTTTCTCTCGCGAAAgaattgaatttttgaaagagcaagaagaagaagctAAGAGGAACCAAACCTTGAGTTCTGTTCTGGTATCTAGCTCCCGAAACTATCTGCTTTCGAAAGATGGGAATCAG GTTCTTGTCTCTGAGCTTGAAGGTAAAACTGTTGGACTTCTATTCTCAGTGAGTTGTTCTCATGAAccttatattgaattttttactAATACACTTGTTGAGGTTTACAATACGCTCAAGGATAAAGGTGAGAAGTTTGAAGTTGTGTTAATATCTCTGAAtaatgaagaggatgagttcAAGAAAGAATTAGAAACAATTCCATGGTTGGCTTTGCCATACAAGGATAAGATCACTGAGAAGCTTGTGCGGTACTTTGAGTTTGATGTTTCAGACATTCCTACACTAGTCATACTAGGTCCAGATGGGAAGACTGTGAACTCCGATGCAAATGAACTGGTTGAAGAACATGGCATTGATGCCTACCCTTTTACACAAGAGAGGATTGCTGCTCTTGCTGAAATTGAGAAAGCAGAACTGGAATCACGAACACTAGATGATAATTTTGTAAATGGCACCAATGTTCCAAG GTACCGATATCTCTGA